A single genomic interval of Shewanella psychropiezotolerans harbors:
- a CDS encoding porin, whose translation MKKTIIASALFGILASQTAFASDETQELRKVIEQQQKVLKDLERRLDATEQRVEKTADVVEATAESKSATTLGGYGELHYNNITDNQSGKDKKAIDFHRFVLFVGHEFSESTRFFSELEVEHSISGEGKKGEVELEQAYIEHDFNQMLTGKAGLFLMPVGIINETHEPPAFYGVERNPVEKNILPATWWEAGAALNVKAAPGLAFDGAITSGLYVDETYSIRGGRQKVSKAKADDLAYTARVKYTAVPGLELAATAQYQSDLTQGAGGVDTASAVMLTAHAIYSIQDFTVKALYAQWDIDGKEAEALGRDDQNGWYIEPAYRFNESFGIFARYNEYDNNAGNNDDTKITQTNVGVNYWLHENVVFKADYEKVGGAKDSDGFNLGVGYQF comes from the coding sequence ATGAAGAAGACCATAATTGCTAGCGCTTTGTTTGGCATTTTAGCCTCTCAGACTGCATTTGCATCTGATGAGACTCAAGAGCTACGTAAAGTCATTGAGCAACAACAGAAAGTACTGAAAGATCTTGAAAGACGCCTAGATGCAACCGAGCAGCGCGTCGAGAAGACAGCCGACGTAGTAGAAGCGACAGCAGAGTCAAAGAGTGCCACAACACTTGGTGGTTATGGTGAACTTCACTACAACAACATCACAGATAACCAGTCAGGCAAAGATAAGAAAGCGATAGACTTCCACCGTTTCGTGCTATTCGTCGGCCATGAGTTCAGCGAAAGCACACGTTTCTTCTCTGAATTAGAAGTTGAGCACTCAATTTCGGGTGAGGGCAAGAAAGGTGAAGTTGAGCTGGAGCAGGCTTACATCGAGCATGATTTCAACCAAATGCTAACCGGTAAAGCGGGTTTGTTCCTGATGCCAGTGGGTATCATCAACGAGACTCACGAGCCACCAGCATTCTACGGTGTTGAGCGTAACCCAGTTGAAAAAAATATTCTTCCTGCAACTTGGTGGGAAGCCGGTGCTGCCCTTAATGTTAAAGCAGCTCCAGGTCTTGCATTCGACGGTGCTATCACTTCAGGTCTATATGTTGATGAGACATATAGCATTCGCGGCGGACGTCAAAAAGTATCTAAGGCAAAAGCTGATGATCTGGCTTACACTGCACGCGTAAAATACACTGCGGTTCCAGGTCTAGAGCTTGCAGCTACCGCTCAGTACCAGTCAGATTTAACTCAGGGCGCTGGCGGTGTTGATACTGCTTCTGCAGTCATGCTTACTGCACACGCTATCTACAGCATTCAAGATTTTACAGTTAAAGCCCTTTATGCTCAGTGGGATATCGATGGCAAAGAAGCTGAAGCCTTAGGTCGTGACGATCAGAATGGTTGGTACATTGAACCAGCTTACCGCTTCAACGAAAGCTTCGGTATCTTCGCGCGTTACAACGAGTATGACAACAATGCCGGTAACAACGACGACACTAAGATCACTCAGACTAATGTCGGCGTGAACTACTGGTTACACGAAAACGTCGTGTTCAAGGCTGACTACGAGAAAGTTGGCGGCGCTAAAGATTCTGACGGCTTCAACCTAGGTGTAGGTTACCAGTTCTAA
- a CDS encoding porin — protein sequence MRKTLLATALSAAIFAPSVAAIEIYKDDKNAVEIGGFIDARVINTQGATEVVNGASRINFGFTREMSDGWKAFTKLEWGVNPFGNSEIVYSSESNFESKSGDFLNNRLGYVGIGHDTYGTLSIGKQWGAWYDVVYNTNYGFVWDGNAAGVYTYNKADGAINGTGRGDKVVQYRNSFGDVSFALQAQLKHDIFYTCEATQGLSTDCEERWKANEESQEVHYDYTYGGAITYLATDKLTLTAGVNRGEFEVAFNTGEMITATDLIYGVGATWGGFDNQGFYAAANFNKNENHDTDNLGRLIKDSYGIESLFSYKFDNGLRPFISYNILDAGSDYVIQPNSADPKDVFKRQFVVAGLHYVWDVNTVLYVEARKDFSDFTSADKEQEAKMSISEDDGVAVGIRYTL from the coding sequence ATGAGAAAAACTTTACTAGCAACGGCGTTATCGGCCGCTATTTTTGCCCCGTCAGTAGCGGCAATCGAAATTTATAAAGATGACAAGAACGCAGTGGAGATTGGTGGATTCATTGACGCACGTGTCATCAATACTCAAGGCGCTACAGAAGTCGTTAACGGCGCGTCACGGATTAACTTTGGTTTCACTCGTGAAATGAGTGATGGTTGGAAAGCGTTTACTAAGCTGGAGTGGGGTGTTAACCCATTTGGTAACAGTGAGATTGTTTATAGCAGTGAAAGTAACTTCGAGTCTAAGAGCGGAGACTTTTTAAATAACCGTCTTGGTTATGTCGGTATTGGCCATGATACGTACGGTACTTTAAGCATAGGTAAACAGTGGGGCGCCTGGTACGACGTTGTTTATAACACTAACTATGGTTTCGTATGGGACGGTAACGCGGCGGGTGTCTATACCTATAATAAGGCCGATGGTGCGATAAATGGTACAGGCCGCGGTGATAAGGTGGTTCAATACCGTAATAGTTTCGGTGATGTGAGTTTCGCACTTCAAGCTCAGTTAAAACACGATATTTTTTATACCTGTGAGGCAACACAAGGCCTTAGCACTGATTGTGAAGAACGTTGGAAGGCTAATGAAGAGTCACAAGAGGTTCATTATGATTACACTTACGGTGGTGCTATCACATATCTGGCTACAGATAAGCTCACGTTAACCGCTGGTGTTAACCGTGGTGAGTTTGAAGTGGCTTTTAATACCGGTGAAATGATCACTGCAACCGATCTTATTTATGGTGTCGGCGCCACCTGGGGAGGCTTCGATAACCAGGGCTTCTATGCAGCCGCAAACTTCAACAAGAATGAAAATCACGATACCGATAACCTAGGCCGTCTAATTAAAGACTCTTATGGTATCGAATCTCTGTTCTCATATAAGTTTGATAATGGCCTACGCCCATTTATCTCCTATAACATCTTAGATGCGGGTAGCGATTACGTTATTCAGCCAAATAGTGCAGATCCTAAAGATGTGTTTAAGCGTCAGTTCGTCGTTGCTGGCTTGCACTACGTTTGGGATGTGAACACAGTGCTGTATGTAGAAGCCCGTAAAGATTTTAGTGATTTTACCAGTGCAGACAAGGAGCAAGAGGCGAAAATGTCTATCTCGGAAGATGATGGCGTAGCCGTAGGTATCAGATACACGCTTTAA
- a CDS encoding PepSY-associated TM helix domain-containing protein: MTQKHHSNRNNSQKQKSHTKRLGKKLAKQLRPWHRRLGIFCALFIMLMAITGVVINHSNHLSIDSAPVQQAWLLDYYGITPPNKLVIYQALPLSLASSDNLVWIQHRLAVEADSPIKGMITVGKMILAVDSNNLYMVSQDGELMEKQDASMGLPRGIEAIGFDGQIWLKTQGGYFMADDDLIEWTKAMPFAPILWSQALDTPAAQAESDTISLLARSSHLTWERVILDIHSGRFFGSFGPWFMDLVALSLIVMAISGIYLWVQGRPKKKARVSRY, encoded by the coding sequence ATGACTCAAAAGCATCACAGTAATCGAAACAATAGTCAAAAACAGAAAAGCCACACCAAAAGGCTAGGAAAAAAGTTAGCCAAACAACTTCGCCCCTGGCATAGACGATTAGGCATTTTCTGTGCCCTGTTCATCATGCTAATGGCCATTACCGGCGTTGTTATCAACCATAGCAATCATCTATCCATAGATTCAGCTCCCGTGCAACAAGCCTGGCTATTGGACTATTATGGTATCACCCCACCAAACAAGCTTGTTATCTATCAGGCCCTGCCCCTCAGTCTTGCCAGCTCTGACAACTTAGTCTGGATACAACATCGGCTAGCCGTCGAAGCCGACTCACCCATTAAAGGCATGATAACTGTAGGCAAGATGATACTCGCCGTCGATTCGAATAATCTCTACATGGTGTCACAGGATGGCGAGCTTATGGAAAAACAAGATGCCTCCATGGGCTTACCCAGAGGCATAGAAGCCATAGGTTTCGATGGCCAAATTTGGCTAAAGACGCAAGGTGGCTACTTTATGGCAGATGATGACCTTATCGAATGGACCAAGGCCATGCCATTTGCACCAATCCTCTGGTCACAGGCCCTGGATACGCCAGCCGCTCAAGCTGAATCGGATACTATCTCTTTACTGGCCCGCTCGAGTCACCTCACCTGGGAACGTGTGATATTAGACATTCATAGCGGACGCTTCTTCGGCTCATTCGGCCCCTGGTTTATGGACCTGGTGGCACTCTCGTTGATCGTCATGGCGATATCGGGAATATATTTATGGGTACAAGGAAGGCCAAAAAAGAAGGCTCGAGTTTCTAGGTACTAG
- a CDS encoding FMN-binding protein, with amino-acid sequence MKLTSLCLLAFSFIVSLSFSQSAQARGVYQEPDDFISQAFNAPTPKAKVFWIDDEAQDVIEEILSHRFKKMRLRYWQQESETVWILEEIGKESPITVGIHIKDQAIAQTKVLVYRESRGDEVRHDFFTDQFKSAKLKDDLKLNQHIDGITGATLSVRALTKLSRIALWLDAHVTKS; translated from the coding sequence ATGAAGTTAACCTCTCTTTGCCTCTTAGCTTTCTCATTCATTGTTAGCTTATCCTTCAGTCAATCGGCTCAAGCTCGCGGCGTTTATCAGGAACCAGATGACTTCATCAGCCAGGCCTTCAACGCCCCTACCCCCAAGGCAAAAGTCTTCTGGATAGACGATGAGGCACAGGATGTTATCGAAGAGATCCTGTCACATAGATTCAAGAAGATGCGCTTAAGGTATTGGCAACAAGAGTCTGAAACTGTTTGGATTTTAGAAGAGATAGGTAAAGAATCCCCCATCACCGTGGGTATTCATATTAAAGATCAGGCAATCGCCCAAACTAAGGTACTGGTTTACAGAGAGAGCCGAGGCGATGAAGTCAGGCATGATTTCTTTACTGATCAATTTAAATCCGCCAAACTAAAGGACGATCTAAAATTAAATCAGCACATAGATGGCATCACTGGTGCGACTCTGTCAGTCAGAGCCTTGACTAAACTGTCTCGCATCGCATTATGGTTAGATGCCCACGTCACCAAAAGTTAA